The following are encoded together in the Acidicapsa ligni genome:
- a CDS encoding ABC transporter permease has translation MQTLFYDLSYALRQLRKTPGLALLAILTLALGVGANTAIFTVIENVLLRPLPYANSDRLLYIGPGDKTGFATTSWLNYRDIRNQSQQLEAVAGYSEDIGVVEGHDSSQSVVAPRITTNLIAMLGAKPLLGRSFTEAEGQAGGPQVVMLSEGIWRQVFHADSGIVGTAIKVSGKSYTVIGVMPDSFRFPEQVGPEMSKGVWLPVQPTAEMLKDRGYHFFNVVGELRPGISTAQEQGELDSIAAHIAKTDSGNSYAFRATLYQEVLTGSMKPVLYALFAALALVLLIACANVSNLLIARCLGRQQEFAVRAALGAGRVRLIRQLLSEGIVLSLFGCFAGVMLAQLAMMLVHKLPEGTIPRAESIGIHWTVVLVLAAIAILTTLLSSLLPALLVARSNPQAALQAASRGIGSRTVSGKLSGWLVMGEVALSALLLVGTGLLFHTLWNLQQSRLGFEAAHITAFSVMPENSAGFSGMTVSEDTGNAPPSVATLTYRPVLEAVRSVPGVESAALVTSPPLSGMDINTSFEVVGEAKDKADKKDGRISAVSGDYARTMGTPVLRGRMIDDSDVATSPFVVVINDTLAKKYFAGKDPLQKQIDLGGKNTGMIRPYTVVGVLADQVDTSVGGDIQPFILVPQQQIPTTSLFYQALLETKVNFVVKTRGQIPVAADMRSVFHRDAPGFAVDGFQTMQEAVEGNTFSQRLGLYLVGSFAGLAVAMVIAGLYGVLSQLVSYRRREIGVRMALGATRGSVAQLILRQGLILIGAGLGIGLLLAFATARLVKGFLYQVQPLDAWTYAAVVLTLCVIGVFASLLPARRAASIEPMEALRME, from the coding sequence ATGCAGACCCTGTTCTACGATTTGAGCTATGCTTTGCGGCAGTTACGGAAGACACCGGGGCTGGCGCTGCTGGCTATTTTGACCCTGGCCCTGGGAGTCGGGGCGAACACGGCGATCTTCACGGTGATTGAAAATGTTCTGCTGCGGCCGTTGCCTTATGCGAATTCAGATCGCCTGCTTTATATCGGGCCTGGGGACAAGACGGGTTTCGCGACTACTTCGTGGTTGAACTACCGCGATATTCGCAATCAGTCGCAGCAGCTTGAGGCGGTGGCGGGCTACTCCGAGGATATTGGGGTGGTTGAAGGGCATGACAGCTCGCAGAGCGTGGTTGCGCCGCGTATCACTACGAATCTGATTGCCATGCTTGGCGCAAAGCCTTTGCTGGGGCGCTCTTTTACCGAGGCTGAGGGACAGGCTGGCGGTCCGCAGGTGGTGATGCTTTCCGAGGGGATCTGGCGGCAGGTTTTTCACGCCGACTCGGGCATCGTTGGGACGGCGATCAAGGTCAGCGGCAAGTCCTACACCGTTATTGGAGTCATGCCGGATTCGTTTCGCTTTCCTGAGCAGGTGGGGCCGGAGATGAGCAAAGGTGTATGGCTGCCGGTGCAGCCCACGGCGGAGATGCTGAAGGATCGGGGCTATCACTTTTTCAATGTCGTGGGTGAGCTGCGTCCGGGGATCAGCACGGCCCAGGAGCAGGGTGAGCTGGATTCGATTGCGGCGCATATTGCGAAGACCGATTCTGGAAATTCTTATGCGTTTCGCGCAACGCTATATCAGGAGGTGTTGACGGGGTCGATGAAGCCTGTGCTCTATGCGTTGTTTGCCGCGCTGGCGCTGGTGCTGTTGATTGCCTGTGCCAATGTGTCGAATCTACTGATTGCGCGGTGCCTGGGGCGTCAGCAGGAGTTTGCGGTGCGGGCGGCTCTGGGGGCCGGGCGGGTGCGGTTGATCCGGCAGTTGCTTTCCGAGGGAATTGTATTGAGCCTCTTCGGCTGCTTTGCCGGAGTCATGCTTGCTCAACTGGCTATGATGCTGGTGCATAAGCTGCCGGAGGGAACGATTCCGCGCGCGGAGTCGATCGGCATTCATTGGACGGTGGTGCTGGTGCTGGCGGCGATCGCGATTCTTACGACTTTGCTGTCTTCGCTGCTGCCTGCATTGCTGGTGGCGCGCTCCAATCCGCAGGCGGCATTGCAGGCTGCTTCACGGGGTATTGGTTCACGCACGGTTAGCGGGAAGTTGAGCGGATGGCTGGTGATGGGCGAGGTTGCCCTTTCGGCGCTGCTGCTTGTTGGAACGGGTTTGCTCTTTCACACGCTATGGAATCTTCAACAGTCGCGGCTTGGTTTCGAGGCGGCGCACATTACGGCTTTCAGCGTTATGCCGGAAAATTCCGCGGGTTTTTCCGGGATGACGGTTTCGGAGGATACGGGAAACGCGCCGCCCTCGGTGGCTACGTTGACGTATCGGCCTGTGCTGGAAGCTGTGCGGAGCGTTCCTGGTGTGGAGAGTGCGGCGCTGGTCACGAGTCCGCCTCTTTCGGGCATGGATATCAATACAAGTTTTGAGGTGGTCGGCGAGGCAAAGGATAAGGCAGATAAAAAAGATGGACGCATCTCTGCTGTCAGCGGCGATTATGCGCGCACGATGGGTACGCCGGTTCTGCGAGGCCGGATGATAGACGACAGCGATGTGGCGACTTCTCCTTTTGTCGTGGTGATCAACGACACGCTTGCAAAGAAGTATTTTGCGGGTAAGGATCCGCTGCAAAAGCAGATCGACCTGGGCGGCAAGAATACGGGGATGATCCGGCCGTACACGGTGGTCGGCGTGCTTGCAGACCAGGTGGATACCAGCGTTGGAGGTGATATTCAACCTTTCATCCTGGTGCCGCAGCAGCAGATTCCAACCACGTCACTCTTTTACCAGGCGCTGTTAGAAACGAAGGTAAATTTTGTAGTGAAGACGCGGGGCCAGATACCGGTTGCGGCGGATATGCGTTCGGTTTTCCATCGGGACGCTCCGGGGTTTGCGGTGGATGGATTTCAGACGATGCAGGAGGCGGTGGAGGGTAACACGTTCAGTCAGCGGCTGGGGCTGTACCTGGTGGGTTCCTTCGCGGGGCTGGCGGTGGCCATGGTGATTGCCGGGTTGTATGGGGTGCTGTCTCAACTGGTGAGTTATCGACGGCGCGAAATCGGGGTTCGCATGGCATTGGGTGCGACGCGGGGAAGTGTAGCTCAGCTTATTCTTCGGCAGGGTTTGATCCTGATTGGGGCGGGACTTGGCATTGGTCTTTTGCTGGCGTTTGCAACGGCGCGCCTGGTAAAGGGATTTTTGTACCAAGTGCAGCCATTGGATGCATGGACTTATGCGGCGGTGGTTCTGACGCTCTGTGTGATTGGAGTATTTGCGTCGCTGCTACCGGCGCGCAGAGCTGCTTCGATTGAGCCTATGGAGGCTCTGCGCATGGAATAG
- a CDS encoding rod shape-determining protein, whose protein sequence is MSSNGYPSRTSRSHGFRSLFSMFSSDLAIDLGTANTLVFAAGKGIVVNEPSIVAINKNTGEVEAVGKEAKDMLGRTPGNIVAIKPMKDGVIADFKVTEKMLNYFIQKAHNRKMLVHPRIVIGVPSEITQVEKRAVEDSAYRAKASEVYLVEQAMVAAIGAGLPITEAYGNMVVDIGGGTSDIAVISLSGIVYSRSVRMAGNQMDEAITNYLKRKYNLLIGERTAEQIKIELGSAYVLDKPLTMEIKGRNLIEGVPKTITINDSEIRESLAECIAVIINAIRVALERTPPELSADISDRGIVLTGGGALIKNLDKRIREETGLPVSVADDPLASVVLGTGKMLSDFRLLRKIKID, encoded by the coding sequence ATGTCATCTAACGGTTATCCATCGCGTACATCGCGTTCGCACGGTTTTCGCTCGCTGTTCAGCATGTTTTCGAGTGATCTGGCGATCGATCTTGGCACAGCTAACACCCTCGTTTTTGCGGCGGGTAAAGGAATCGTGGTCAATGAGCCATCGATTGTCGCCATTAACAAAAATACCGGCGAAGTAGAAGCCGTGGGCAAAGAGGCCAAGGACATGCTCGGCAGGACGCCGGGCAATATCGTGGCTATCAAACCGATGAAAGACGGCGTCATCGCGGACTTCAAAGTCACCGAGAAGATGCTGAATTACTTCATCCAGAAGGCGCACAACCGCAAGATGCTGGTGCATCCGCGAATTGTGATCGGTGTGCCTTCAGAGATTACGCAGGTGGAAAAGCGTGCGGTTGAGGATTCGGCGTACCGCGCCAAGGCCAGCGAAGTCTACCTGGTAGAGCAGGCGATGGTTGCGGCAATCGGTGCGGGATTGCCGATTACCGAGGCTTACGGCAACATGGTGGTCGATATCGGCGGCGGAACCAGTGATATCGCGGTGATTTCGCTTTCGGGCATTGTGTATTCGCGGTCGGTTCGCATGGCCGGGAACCAGATGGACGAGGCGATCACCAACTATCTGAAACGCAAGTACAACCTGCTGATCGGTGAGCGTACGGCGGAGCAGATCAAGATCGAACTGGGGTCGGCTTATGTGCTGGACAAGCCGCTGACGATGGAGATCAAGGGGCGCAACCTGATTGAGGGCGTGCCTAAGACGATCACCATCAACGACAGCGAGATTCGCGAGTCGCTGGCGGAGTGCATTGCGGTGATTATCAATGCGATTCGCGTGGCACTGGAGCGGACGCCACCGGAGCTTTCCGCGGATATTTCAGATCGCGGTATTGTGCTGACGGGCGGCGGTGCGTTGATCAAGAATCTCGACAAGCGCATTCGCGAAGAAACGGGCTTGCCGGTTTCGGTAGCGGATGATCCGCTGGCGTCTGTGGTGCTGGGGACGGGGAAGATGTTGTCCGATTTCCGCCTGCTGCGCAAGATCAAGATCGACTAA
- the mreC gene encoding rod shape-determining protein MreC translates to MESFFSRYRNLIVLLAALLLQVIGLAVQVRKPAPIAGSAMAANSHENRDGSGVRLIRLWASGLVTPFERAIHGTSSGASGLWGNYLDLRHTREENKQLQETIDRLRLEQASLIEDARQGQRLQGLLGFSQSYIYQTVPAQVIGTSGSLVSRVIVLDKGSLDGLKPDMAVITPDGIVGKVRDVFQHSAQVLLINDQTSGAGVILETTRIRGILRGNAAGQPQVVNILADQRIQPGEKVLTAGGDQIFPRGLPVGVVERVARDPDRGSFINVIIKSSANLQHLDEVLVITALDAHLSPQQMADLKTSEELKGAEAAADAERKKAALEMSERLPSLTDPNAPVDPNAAKQGANGQPDSGVPVPPPTPKPLPAAHADRFSPGSTGAGAPATGSGDAADGDETLTKPVTSKPVTTKPATSKPVTPKPVTPKPGTQGGDQ, encoded by the coding sequence ATGGAATCCTTTTTCAGCCGCTATCGCAACCTGATCGTGCTGCTGGCGGCTCTTCTGCTGCAGGTGATCGGGCTGGCGGTGCAGGTGCGCAAACCTGCTCCGATTGCGGGCAGTGCAATGGCGGCGAATTCGCATGAGAATCGCGATGGGAGCGGTGTGCGCCTGATCCGGCTTTGGGCGTCGGGATTGGTGACTCCGTTTGAGCGGGCGATTCATGGGACGAGCTCGGGCGCGAGTGGGCTTTGGGGAAACTATCTCGACCTGCGCCATACGCGTGAAGAGAATAAACAGTTGCAGGAGACGATCGACCGGCTACGGCTGGAGCAGGCTTCGCTGATCGAGGATGCGCGGCAGGGACAGCGGCTACAGGGATTGCTTGGTTTTAGCCAAAGCTATATTTATCAGACGGTTCCGGCGCAGGTGATTGGGACGAGCGGCAGCCTTGTGTCGCGCGTGATTGTGCTGGATAAGGGCTCGCTGGATGGGCTGAAGCCGGATATGGCGGTGATTACTCCGGATGGGATTGTGGGCAAGGTGCGCGATGTGTTTCAACACTCGGCGCAGGTGCTGTTGATCAACGATCAGACCAGCGGGGCTGGGGTGATTCTGGAGACGACGCGTATTCGGGGAATTCTGCGTGGGAATGCGGCGGGGCAGCCTCAGGTGGTTAATATTCTTGCCGATCAGAGGATTCAGCCGGGCGAGAAGGTGCTGACGGCGGGTGGGGATCAGATTTTTCCGCGCGGTCTTCCGGTGGGCGTAGTGGAGCGAGTGGCGCGCGATCCGGACCGGGGATCATTTATCAATGTGATTATCAAGTCGTCGGCAAATTTGCAGCACCTGGATGAGGTGCTGGTGATTACGGCGCTGGATGCGCACCTGTCTCCGCAGCAGATGGCGGATTTGAAGACCAGCGAAGAGTTGAAGGGTGCGGAAGCGGCGGCGGATGCGGAGAGGAAAAAGGCTGCGCTGGAGATGTCGGAGCGGTTGCCGAGTTTGACTGATCCCAATGCTCCGGTTGATCCGAATGCTGCGAAGCAGGGGGCGAATGGGCAGCCGGATTCGGGTGTTCCTGTGCCTCCGCCAACGCCGAAACCACTGCCTGCTGCGCATGCGGATCGATTTTCGCCGGGGTCTACCGGTGCTGGAGCGCCTGCAACGGGAAGCGGCGATGCTGCGGATGGGGATGAGACGTTGACGAAGCCGGTTACGTCTAAGCCTGTTACGACCAAGCCTGCGACTTCTAAACCTGTCACGCCGAAGCCTGTTACACCGAAGCCGGGAACGCAGGGAGGGGATCAGTAG
- the mreD gene encoding rod shape-determining protein MreD, which yields MQVLTPDYRRDLETRSYPIYIYVLVPLAALVLQAWLPRVLRNYSYFDLPLLVTIYFALNRRSPIHGSLLGAVLGMAQDGLTQGAIGIHGIANTICGFLAASIGVRIVVENNAIRMVLNFLLALLSSAVVVFITRVLLGLGLEWNWLDQVLKAVGNAVIGLAVFPLLDRTQARD from the coding sequence ATGCAGGTTCTGACACCCGATTACCGACGCGATCTGGAGACTCGCAGTTATCCCATCTATATTTATGTGCTGGTGCCGCTTGCTGCGCTGGTATTGCAGGCGTGGCTGCCGCGGGTACTTCGGAATTATTCGTACTTCGATTTGCCGTTACTGGTGACGATCTACTTTGCGTTGAACAGGCGTAGTCCGATTCATGGATCGTTGCTTGGGGCTGTGCTGGGTATGGCGCAGGATGGGCTGACGCAGGGAGCTATCGGTATTCATGGGATTGCGAATACGATCTGCGGATTTCTTGCTGCTTCGATAGGGGTTCGCATTGTGGTGGAAAACAATGCGATCCGGATGGTGTTGAATTTTTTGCTGGCATTACTTTCCAGCGCGGTGGTGGTCTTTATTACCAGGGTGCTGCTGGGATTGGGTTTGGAGTGGAACTGGCTGGACCAGGTTCTGAAGGCTGTGGGCAATGCGGTGATTGGGCTGGCGGTGTTTCCGTTGCTGGATCGTACGCAGGCCAGGGATTAG
- the mrdA gene encoding penicillin-binding protein 2: protein MAFDKIDRVNRDEKLQPLKLTVVQYGILLMMLVLVGGLWRLQVLGGDNWRVLAEQNRIRKVPVMAARGKLLDREGRLLVDNYPSVSCFLLREQNRNLDADLPLIAKGLNLDLDQLRNTLHRFRLAPGYQPIPIKQDISPDEQAFIEAHRNELPELETVDEERRLYPRDGFAAHLIGYVGEVSEEMLNDPKYAYYEPGDVVGRAGVEQTYDELLRGQDGSMDVVVDSHGREVGRQGIQLATPGQDLKLTLDIDIQRAAELALGTANGAVVAMDPRNGEILALVSHPSYDPNAFAVRIGRSDWNKLITDPNHPLMNKAIQDQLAPGSTFKIIMSVAGLQEGIAQNLKVNCAGGGTFFGHFFKCDHHHGLLSIHEAIPESCDTYFYDLASKLGIDTIAKYATALGIGSKTGVDLPNEMAGTMPSTQWKMKNYHEKWYAGEVISVGIGQGAVAVTPIQLVRALSGIASNGHLVRPHVVNSEQLPAQFKQAVLDTYSGSGVKDVSLNSDTWMTVTEGMAQTTQPGLYHTAQASRLEGIDFAGKTGTAQVVGGGDTHNRGGVRTPNAWFVGMVPRRNPEIAVVVLQEHGDFGSGSAKLAAQIITAYVNKKRRQEGNLLLQANKPSTPVEMGAVWSTPKPEAHRAGSRAGSKADSNGKGDEQADGLQVAGMSGGHFLIDTGSPYSSPKMASVPFPSRPRPVPKDPIEPKDPMEPVNADAMKAGLAGAGSGESAGAGALAARFRRVIN from the coding sequence ATGGCTTTCGATAAGATCGATCGCGTGAATCGAGATGAGAAGCTGCAGCCGCTGAAGTTGACGGTGGTGCAGTACGGCATTTTGCTCATGATGCTGGTGCTGGTTGGCGGTTTGTGGCGGTTGCAGGTGTTGGGCGGCGATAACTGGCGGGTGCTGGCGGAGCAGAACCGCATTCGCAAAGTTCCGGTGATGGCGGCTCGGGGCAAATTGCTCGATCGCGAAGGCCGCCTGCTGGTGGATAACTATCCTTCGGTCTCGTGCTTTCTTCTTCGGGAACAGAATCGCAATCTGGATGCCGATCTTCCGTTGATCGCGAAGGGGCTGAATCTCGATCTGGACCAGTTGCGGAATACGCTGCATCGCTTCCGGCTGGCTCCGGGGTATCAGCCGATTCCGATCAAGCAGGATATTTCGCCGGATGAGCAAGCGTTCATTGAGGCGCATCGGAATGAGCTTCCTGAGCTGGAGACGGTGGATGAGGAGCGAAGGCTGTATCCGCGCGATGGCTTTGCGGCGCATTTGATCGGGTATGTCGGCGAGGTGAGCGAGGAGATGCTCAACGATCCGAAATACGCCTATTACGAACCGGGCGATGTGGTGGGCCGAGCTGGCGTAGAGCAGACATACGACGAGTTGCTGCGCGGGCAGGATGGCTCGATGGATGTGGTGGTCGACAGCCACGGGCGTGAGGTTGGACGGCAGGGAATTCAATTGGCTACGCCGGGTCAGGATCTGAAGCTGACGCTCGATATCGATATTCAGCGTGCTGCTGAGCTGGCGCTGGGCACGGCCAATGGTGCGGTGGTGGCGATGGATCCGCGCAATGGCGAGATTCTTGCGCTGGTTTCGCATCCGAGCTACGACCCCAATGCTTTTGCGGTGCGTATTGGGCGGTCGGATTGGAACAAGCTGATTACGGATCCGAATCACCCGCTGATGAACAAGGCTATTCAGGATCAACTTGCCCCGGGGTCTACTTTCAAAATCATCATGTCTGTGGCTGGATTGCAGGAGGGGATTGCGCAGAATCTCAAGGTTAATTGCGCGGGCGGCGGCACATTTTTTGGACACTTCTTCAAATGCGACCATCATCATGGTTTGCTGAGTATCCATGAGGCGATACCGGAATCCTGCGACACGTACTTTTACGATCTGGCCTCGAAGCTGGGGATCGACACGATTGCCAAGTACGCGACTGCGCTGGGAATCGGCTCGAAGACGGGTGTCGATCTGCCGAATGAGATGGCGGGTACGATGCCGTCCACACAGTGGAAGATGAAGAATTATCACGAGAAATGGTATGCGGGCGAGGTCATTTCCGTGGGCATTGGGCAGGGGGCGGTCGCGGTTACGCCGATCCAGTTGGTGCGCGCGCTGAGCGGTATTGCTTCGAATGGACACCTGGTGCGGCCGCATGTGGTGAATAGCGAGCAGCTTCCGGCGCAGTTCAAGCAGGCGGTGCTGGACACGTATTCGGGATCGGGAGTGAAGGATGTTTCGCTGAACTCCGATACGTGGATGACGGTGACCGAGGGCATGGCGCAGACGACTCAGCCGGGGCTTTATCACACGGCGCAGGCTTCGCGGCTTGAGGGGATCGATTTTGCGGGCAAGACGGGCACGGCGCAGGTGGTGGGCGGCGGCGATACGCATAATCGAGGCGGCGTGCGTACTCCGAATGCGTGGTTTGTAGGGATGGTTCCGCGACGCAATCCGGAGATTGCTGTGGTGGTTTTGCAGGAGCATGGCGATTTCGGATCGGGATCGGCGAAGCTGGCTGCACAGATTATTACGGCGTATGTGAACAAGAAGCGCAGGCAGGAAGGAAATCTGCTGTTGCAAGCGAATAAGCCATCGACGCCGGTGGAGATGGGGGCGGTCTGGTCGACGCCTAAGCCGGAGGCGCATCGGGCTGGTTCGCGAGCTGGTTCAAAGGCTGATTCGAATGGCAAGGGCGATGAGCAGGCAGATGGGCTACAGGTTGCGGGGATGAGTGGTGGGCATTTTCTGATCGATACGGGTTCGCCTTACTCGTCTCCGAAGATGGCTTCGGTGCCTTTTCCGAGCAGGCCTCGGCCGGTGCCGAAGGATCCTATTGAGCCGAAGGATCCTATGGAGCCGGTGAATGCGGATGCGATGAAGGCTGGTCTGGCTGGTGCGGGTTCCGGTGAGTCTGCTGGTGCAGGGGCGCTGGCTGCGCGTTTTCGCAGAGTGATTAACTGA
- the rodA gene encoding rod shape-determining protein RodA, whose translation MPRATGSRGFGGLGDFDWALLGMVVTLCTISVFEIYSATLHTKYSGFHTKQMYWIGGGIVVMFVMSKIDYHRLLDVAYWAYGFCLLSLVAVKLVGSKVLGARRWIKIGPMHFQPSEWVKLVLIVLVAHYFANLGGKRLTWGDVFKAIGLVGIPMLLVLSQPDLGTALTYTPILLAGLFLGGIHWKQAAILCTVGLVAIVGVWSSGKILKPYQKARLTSFINPDNDPKGSGYQIRQSLIAVGSGGIWGQGAEQGTQTQGDFLPIPHADFIFAAFSEEHGFTGAFVVLLLYFVILMRLIQNAQTAADMSGSLLVMGVVAVLTFQIAVNVGMVIGFMPVTGIPLPLMSYGGSSVLFTFLALGVVMNVRMRRFVN comes from the coding sequence ATGCCGCGTGCGACAGGATCCAGGGGTTTTGGCGGGCTTGGCGATTTTGACTGGGCGCTGCTGGGGATGGTGGTGACGCTTTGCACCATTTCTGTCTTTGAAATTTACTCGGCCACGCTGCATACGAAGTACTCCGGCTTTCATACCAAGCAGATGTATTGGATTGGCGGGGGCATCGTGGTGATGTTTGTGATGTCCAAGATCGACTATCACCGCCTGCTGGATGTCGCTTATTGGGCGTATGGATTTTGCCTGCTGTCGCTGGTGGCGGTCAAACTGGTGGGCAGCAAGGTGCTGGGTGCTCGACGGTGGATCAAGATTGGGCCGATGCATTTTCAGCCGTCGGAGTGGGTGAAGCTGGTGCTGATTGTGCTGGTGGCGCACTACTTTGCCAATCTGGGTGGAAAGCGGCTGACGTGGGGCGATGTGTTCAAAGCGATTGGGCTGGTCGGCATTCCGATGCTGCTGGTGCTTTCGCAGCCTGATTTGGGAACGGCTTTGACGTACACGCCGATTTTGCTCGCTGGGTTATTTCTGGGCGGCATTCACTGGAAGCAGGCGGCGATTTTGTGTACGGTGGGGCTGGTGGCGATTGTCGGAGTCTGGTCGAGCGGCAAGATTCTCAAGCCGTATCAGAAGGCGCGGTTGACGAGTTTTATCAATCCGGATAACGACCCGAAGGGATCGGGATACCAGATTCGGCAGTCGCTGATTGCGGTGGGTTCGGGCGGAATCTGGGGCCAGGGAGCGGAACAGGGGACGCAGACGCAGGGGGATTTTCTGCCGATTCCTCATGCGGACTTCATTTTTGCTGCTTTTAGTGAGGAGCATGGGTTTACGGGCGCGTTTGTTGTTCTGCTGCTATACTTCGTGATATTGATGCGTTTGATTCAGAACGCTCAAACGGCCGCAGACATGTCCGGCTCGCTCCTGGTTATGGGAGTTGTCGCCGTGTTGACCTTTCAAATTGCGGTCAACGTTGGCATGGTCATCGGTTTTATGCCAGTCACCGGAATTCCTTTACCGTTAATGAGTTACGGCGGATCTTCGGTGTTGTTCACGTTTCTGGCGCTGGGTGTGGTTATGAATGTCCGTATGCGCCGTTTTGTGAACTAG